The Lactuca sativa cultivar Salinas chromosome 2, Lsat_Salinas_v11, whole genome shotgun sequence genome includes a window with the following:
- the LOC111917867 gene encoding thaumatin-like protein 1 isoform X1: MATRSFVSCSCYVAFFFLTISKGILGSTFTFKNRCDYMVWPGILSSAGSTPLDSTGFELSPGESRSLQASPGWSGRFWGRTGCTFDSNGQGSCATADCGSNQMSCNGAGATPPATLAEFTIGSVSGSVSGSSTLDFYDVSLVDGYNLPMAVDASGGLGACGTTGCVTDLNRMCPPELRVGNGQACKSACEAFGNEEYCCSGSFGSPDTCRPSVYSEIFKSACPRSYSYAYDDATSTFTCTGADYTITFCPTSTSRKSSTDPSTGTTTNSPPMIPRAPVLEDDPNGSSWLPSFTIGGSTRQIPDNALALILISFIVLHFFQL; encoded by the exons GAATATTGGGAAGTACATTCACTTTTAAAAATAGGTGTGATTACATGGTTTGGCCCGGGATATTATCAAGTGCGGGCAGTACACCATTGGATAGCACGGGGTTCGAACTCAGCCCGGGTGAGTCACGGTCCTTACAAGCCTCACCCGGTTGGTCCGGTCGATTTTGGGGTAGAACCGGTTGCACCTTTGACTCAAATGGTCAAGGAAGTTGTGCAACCGCTGACTGTGGCTCCAATCAAATGTCATGTAATGGGGCCGGAGCGACCCCACCTGCAACCCTAGCCGAGTTCACAATCGGATCGGTATCAGGATCAGTATCAGGGTCAAGCACACTGGATTTCTATGATGTAAGCCTAGTGGACGGGTACAATTTACCTATGGCGGTTGATGCTAGTGGTGGATTGGGCGCATGCGGTACAACGGGGTGTGTGACCGATTTGAACAGAATGTGTCCGCCCGAATTAAGAGTAGGAAATGGACAAGCTTGCAAAAGTGCTTGTGAGGCTTTTGGGAATGAGGAATATTGTTGTAGCGGATCATTTGGATCACCCGATACTTGTCGCCCATCAGTGTATTCCGAAATATTTAAATCGGCATGTCCAAGATCGTATAGCTATGCGTATGATGATGCCACTAGTACGTTTACATGCACAGGAGCGGATTATACAATTACTTTTTGCCCCACATCAACAAG TCGAAAGTCTTCAACCGATCCATCAACCGGAACGACAACAAATTCACCACCGATGATTCCAAGAGCACCCGTTCTCGAAGATGACCCAAACGGTTCATCATGGCTGCCAAGTTTCACCATTGGAGGATCAACAAGACAAATTCCCGATAATGCACTTGCATTGATACTAATTTCTTTTATTGTCCTtcattttttccaattataa
- the LOC111917867 gene encoding thaumatin-like protein 1 isoform X2 yields the protein MVWPGILSSAGSTPLDSTGFELSPGESRSLQASPGWSGRFWGRTGCTFDSNGQGSCATADCGSNQMSCNGAGATPPATLAEFTIGSVSGSVSGSSTLDFYDVSLVDGYNLPMAVDASGGLGACGTTGCVTDLNRMCPPELRVGNGQACKSACEAFGNEEYCCSGSFGSPDTCRPSVYSEIFKSACPRSYSYAYDDATSTFTCTGADYTITFCPTSTSRKSSTDPSTGTTTNSPPMIPRAPVLEDDPNGSSWLPSFTIGGSTRQIPDNALALILISFIVLHFFQL from the exons ATGGTTTGGCCCGGGATATTATCAAGTGCGGGCAGTACACCATTGGATAGCACGGGGTTCGAACTCAGCCCGGGTGAGTCACGGTCCTTACAAGCCTCACCCGGTTGGTCCGGTCGATTTTGGGGTAGAACCGGTTGCACCTTTGACTCAAATGGTCAAGGAAGTTGTGCAACCGCTGACTGTGGCTCCAATCAAATGTCATGTAATGGGGCCGGAGCGACCCCACCTGCAACCCTAGCCGAGTTCACAATCGGATCGGTATCAGGATCAGTATCAGGGTCAAGCACACTGGATTTCTATGATGTAAGCCTAGTGGACGGGTACAATTTACCTATGGCGGTTGATGCTAGTGGTGGATTGGGCGCATGCGGTACAACGGGGTGTGTGACCGATTTGAACAGAATGTGTCCGCCCGAATTAAGAGTAGGAAATGGACAAGCTTGCAAAAGTGCTTGTGAGGCTTTTGGGAATGAGGAATATTGTTGTAGCGGATCATTTGGATCACCCGATACTTGTCGCCCATCAGTGTATTCCGAAATATTTAAATCGGCATGTCCAAGATCGTATAGCTATGCGTATGATGATGCCACTAGTACGTTTACATGCACAGGAGCGGATTATACAATTACTTTTTGCCCCACATCAACAAG TCGAAAGTCTTCAACCGATCCATCAACCGGAACGACAACAAATTCACCACCGATGATTCCAAGAGCACCCGTTCTCGAAGATGACCCAAACGGTTCATCATGGCTGCCAAGTTTCACCATTGGAGGATCAACAAGACAAATTCCCGATAATGCACTTGCATTGATACTAATTTCTTTTATTGTCCTtcattttttccaattataa